One window from the genome of Epinephelus fuscoguttatus linkage group LG3, E.fuscoguttatus.final_Chr_v1 encodes:
- the pcm1 gene encoding pericentriolar material 1 protein isoform X8, which produces MATGGTPFDDSAEELHNWTVTNGSLEDRLNNLDWGVQQKKANRSSEKNRKKLSAAVVESRLTNDISPESTPGAGRRRARTPHSFPHIKYTTQMSVPDQAELDKLRQRINFTDLDERSIGSDSQGRATAANNQRQLGGENKKPYNFLPLHVNTNKSKELLPPSSSAPATPAITKETKKQSPGFRDTLTPLVPTKETPRLSRGGVERVPLAHREYGRAEPRIDSSQVVSKLVQIREYISKASSMRDDLVEKNDVPANVERLSHLIDHLKQQEKSYLRFLQKMLTRENEEDDVGTLDSAVGSGSLAESTSLNIEVRSSDASNATGGRPETVRADQKEELENLRKQHELLKKMLEQQEQLRALQGRQEALMAMQDSAEQALAVIEDTVVTETTGSVSGLSITSELNDELNDLIQRFHNQLHDSQTKAVPDNRRQAESLSLSREVCWSRTPQAVGPPQHRPLLHSASGPHTDLDTGATAASAKLTKLQELQDKKQTMDKILQELHSLRDQTLNNNSCRGLSLQCSLSMGGSSDCPSALCSNGASASTPFHPSLTQHQDSSNSTDKLRKLKEVHKRLNELRELVQYYEQTSDMMVDAVNENVKEDDDDEEEEEEEDETEDGSMFEAMFDSEQENRQPVTNIRNPQRSGNWTDLNSLTNRHSVRSSATNNRDGRLNTECEINNRSAANLRSLNIPSAIDCQYNRDTPYNQVKVDDEDEDCLDNDEGAQAVAPDSEASGSSRRSSLGNNGGFSQKVHRHTAKQKLRQLQELVAMVQSDDTDVTTANEDEALHQQPNNTRAAVAGSLGAGSKQNPRELTLSSKARNYCGHREKLYEEKLRQQKQELKQLHEERQKLIEIQGKIQDLQWACPDLQSSVSSSVSQQGLLRKVPIAVSTPASVLASSSSGPKTNSAVLKPTAPEAASVTDNEQLWSEMRRHQILREELRQRRKHLESLMAEHQRRSGLSDSPRRIDDSEGLATPSQSVSRDERTMATWGSTPCHLDDDDEEEEEDEDEDEYRSEMGAEEDEEHEECAESSSDDDIHIYSSSRNQCSYSNRKNQGSNLKPPPAFSGEGSGNQSLYNKTKAKQQQQQQSRSLNQSSTSQRGGTRRQENLRWASELSVAEGSCQWQEQVNQLQRQLDFSTSMCQTLLQDQQTLSYMLQTLLTGQYSVLPNNLSSPQVHLVMHQLNQCYTQLAWQQNNVQRLKQVLNDLLRQQQQQQHQQASSAAGWQTQKHGSYQESSSAPSASPGVFLPFSSTLHPSTNNMSTAALSPLPPSFNLYPLFPAPMGEFPQGATSQVTSDHQKQQLDPNTSIKTEYMSFPPPLQRSPLNTTTERGSSSWLKTYTNNTAQHHQSKTEPHESPSSSPTFACRHPQPQEFDRASQESFSSMLDPVDPTTITKTFKAGRKASAQANLASRTKTPNSKSRRRRSKGHKNSEGQESDSVSSIADFVQERAALSHQKDQNKSLLDKLTQEKLDSKTKLGNKRNDLSSAYAWRTPFLSNRIACTEAPDASSDFSLFEALRETIYSEVATLISQNESRPHFLIELFHELQLLNTDYLRQRALYSLQDIVTRHLAEKSAAEDRLPPLGPVTWAAGSQSELTPSESLATSDAEVVEKNLRLTQDTMKKRDDAESVDNESTMSTSSNLEPFANDDLGAAAGDARCPQIDTQQLDRQIKAIMTEVIPFLKENMDEVCSLQLLTSVRRMVLTLTQQNDESKEFVRFFHRQLGGILQDSLSKFVGRTLKDCGEDLLVEISEILFNELAFFRLMQDLDNSSSIALAAKHKHKKRAEQPSKVKHSLKENTAAGGDKSVSPAYTDEDKDQDEAEQEGDSTLQELYLQTEMKNSRSSEASEVEEEDEDEGDGQGIPLSISLSKAETQALTNYGSGEDENEEEEMEEFEAGPVDVQTSLQASADGQVEQDVTATGPTPSETQETKAEQRSLENEGEINRSVGTVDSTVEDHDMAECQSPEEESKAGAAAASEGSSHEVSHDQDVPKESTTTSSPDTDSPVMINVDEMGSGNTSQKSDEEDFVKVDDLPLQLTVMCEEELQKRIVEEQQNNNLSVEILNGNTESLTGLVGNAQALKEPDTVGAQSV; this is translated from the exons ATGGCAACTGGAGGCACTCCTTTTGATGACAGTGCAGAGGAGCTGCACAACTGGACTGTAACCAATGGCAGTCTGGAAGATAGACTCAACAATCTG GACTGGGGTGTTCAGCAGAAGAAAGCCAACCGATCTTCAGAGAAGAACAGGAAGAAACTGTCAGCTGCGGTGGTGGAGAGCCGCCTGACTAACGATATTTCACCAGAGTCCACCCCTGGGGCTGGTCGCAGGAGAGCACGCACTCCTCATTCTTTTCCCCACATCAAGTACACCACTCAGATGTCTGTCCCGGACCAGGCTGAGCTGGACAAGCTGCGTCAGAGAATCAATTTCACAGACCTGGATGAG AGGAGCATCGGCAGTGACTCTCAAGGGCGTGCCACAGCTGCCAACAACCAGCGTCAGTTAGGTGGAGAGAACAAGAAGCCCTACAACTTCCTACCTCTGCATGTAAACACTAACAAAAGCAAGGAGCtgctccctccctcttcctctgcccCAGCCACACCAGCCATCACCAAGGAAACTAAGAAGCAGAGCCCAGGATTCAGGGACACGTTAACCCCTTTGGTTCCCACCAAGGAGACACCGAGGCTCAGCCGTGGTGGCGTCGAGAGAGTGCCTTTAGCGCACAGAGAATACGGGAGAGCAGAGCCGAGAATAGACAGCAGTCAg GTGGTGAGCAAACTGGTACAGATCCGGGAGTACATCAGTAAGGCCAGCTCCATGCGGGACGACCTAGTGGAGAAGAATGATGTGCCGGCCAACGTGGAGCGACTCTCCCATCTCATCGACCACCTCAAGCAGCAGGAGAAGTCCTACTTACGGTTCCTGCAGAAAATGCTG ACACGGGAGAATGAGGAGGACGATGTGGGGACCCTGGATTCTGCTGTGGGCTCAGGTTCACTGGCAGAGAGCACTTCTCTTAACATTGAGGTCCGCTCTTCAGATGCCTCAAATGCAACG GGCGGGAGGCCAGAAACAGTGCGAGCTGACCAGAAGGAAGAGTTGGAGAATTTGCGTAAGCAGCACGAGCTGCTGAAGAAGATGCTGGAGCAGCAGGAACAGCTCAGGGCCCTGCAGGGCCGACAGGAAGCACTAATGGCCATGCAGGACAGTGCAGAGCAGGCACTTGCTGTGATTGAAGACACTG TTGTCACAGAAACCACCGGCAGTGTTTCTGGACTGAGCATCACATCAGAACTGAATGATGAGTTAAACGATTTGATCCAGCGGTTCCATAACCAGCTACATGACTCACAG ACTAAAGCAGTGCCAGACAACCGTCGCCAGGCAGAGAGCCTTTCCCTCTCAAGAGAGGTGTGCTGGTCCAGGACTCCACAGGCTGTCGGTCCACCTCAACACAGGCCTCTCCTGCATTCTGCCTCCGGTCCCCACACTGACCTAGACACGGGGGCGACAGCTGCCAGTGCCAAACTCACAAAGCTCCAAGAGCTCCAGGACAAAAAGCAAACCATGGACAAGATCCTGCAGGAGCTGCATTCACTCAGAGACCAGACACTCAACAACAACTCAT GTCGTGGCTTGTCATTACAGTGCAGTCTAAGCATGGGAGGATCTTCAGATTGTccatctgctctctgctctAATGGGGCGTCAGCTTCCACCCCCTTTCATCCTTCACTCACGCAACACCAGGATAGCTCGAATTCCACAGACAAGCTCAG GAAGCTAAAGGAGGTCCACAAGCGTTTGAATGAGCTGCGGGAGTTGGTTCAGTACTATGAGCAGACCTCTGATATGATGGTGGATGCGGTCAATGAGAATGTGAAAGAGGATGATGacgatgaggaagaggaggaggaggaggatgagacaGAAGATGGCTCTATGTTTGAGGCCATGTTTGACTCTGAGCAGGAGAACCGCCAGCCTGTAACTAACATCAG AAACCCACAGCGCAGTGGGAACTGGACAGACCTGAACAGCCTGACCAACAGACACAGTGTCAGGAGCAGTGCCACAAACAACCGTGATGGCAGACTCAACACTGAGTGTGAGATCAACAACCGCTCAGCAGCCAACCTCCGCAGCCTCAACATCCCCTCGGCCATAG ACTGCCAGTACAATAGGGACACCCCCTATAATCAGGTGAAGGttgatgatgaggatgaagaCTGTCTCGATAATGATGAAGGGGCACAGGCTGTGGCTCCAGACAGTGAGGCATCGGGCTCTAGTCGAAGAAGCAGTCTGGGGAACAATGGAGGGTTTTCCCAGAAGGTTCATCGGCACACAGCAAAGCAGAAACTTCGGCAGCTTCAGGAGCTGGTTGCCATGGTTCAG AGTGATGACACTGACGTCACAACAGCTAATGAGGATGAAGCTTTGCACCAACAGCCAAATAATACCAGAGCTGCTGTAGCTGGGTCTTTGGGGGCCGGATCTAAACAGAATCCCAGAGAGCTCACTCTCTCCAGCAAGGCCAG AAACTATTGTGGACACAGGGAGAAGCTGTATGAGGAGAAGCTGCGTCAGCAGAAGCAGGAGCTGAAGCAGCTCCATGAAGAGCGCCAGAAGCTAATTGAAATCCAGGGCAAGATCCAGGACCTGCAGTGGGCTTGCCCTGACCTCCAG TCATCTGTATCCAGCTCAGTGAGTCAGCAGGGCTTGCTGAGGAAGGTTCCAATTGCAGTTTCGACTCCAGCCAGTGTCCtggcttcctcctcctctggacCCAAAACTAACTCAGCTGTCCTCAAACCCACTGCTCCAGAAGCTGCTTCAGTCACTGACAATGAG CAGCTATGGTCCGAGATGCGTCGTCACCAGATCTTGAGGGAAGAACTGCGACAGCGCAGAAAGCACCTAGAGTCCTTGATGGCCGAACACCAGAGGCGGAGTGGTCTCAGTGACTCTCCCAGGCGGATTGATGACTCAGAAGGCCTTGCTACACCCTCACAGTCTGTCAGTAGGGATGAAAG GACAATGGCCACCTGGGGTTCCACTCCCTGCCatcttgatgatgatgatgaggaggaggaggaggatgaagatgaggatgaaTATCGCTCAGAGATGGGTGCagaagaggatgaggagcaTGAAGAATGTGCAGAGAGCAGCTCTGATGACGATATCCACATCTACTCATCCAGCAGGAACCAGTGCTCCTACAGCAACAGGAAGAACCAAGGAAG caacctgaAGCCTCCGCCAGCCTTCTCAGGTGAAGGTAGTGGCAATCAGTCTCTTTATAACAAGACTAAggccaagcagcagcagcagcagcagtccagAAGTTTGAACCAGTCTTCGACCAGCCAGCGTGGAGGTACACGGCGACAAGAGAACCTGCGCTGGGCCTCTGAGCTCTCCGTTGCCGAGGGCTCGTGTCAGTGGCAGGAACAGGTCAACCAGCTGCAGAGACAGCTGGACTTCAGCACCAGCATGTGCCAGACACTCCTGCAGGACCAGCAG ACACTCTCTTATATGTTGCAAACCCTGCTGACAGGTCAGTACAGTGTGTTACCCAACAACCTGTCATCACCACAGGTCCACCTGGTCATGCACCAGCTCAACCAGTGTTACACGCAGCTGGCTTGGCAGCAGAACAATGTACAAAG ACTAAAGCAGGTCCTGAATGACCTTCTccgccagcagcagcaacagcagcatcagcaggcCTCCTCAGCAGCAGGTTGGCAGACACAGAAGCACGGCTCATACCAGGAATCCAGCTCCGCTCCCTCAGCTTCCCCTGGCGTTTTCCTCCCCTTCTCCTCAACCCTGCATCCTTCAACCAACAATATGTCAACTGCTGCCTTATCCCCACTCCCTCCCA GCTTTAACTTATATCCGCTCTTCCCTGCTCCCATGGGCGAGTTCCCTCAGGGTGCGACAAGTcaggtgacctctgaccaccagaAGCAGCAGCTAGACCCCAACACCTCAATCAAAACTGAGTACATGAGTTTTCCTCCTCCGCTGCAGCGTTCTCCTCTGAACACCACCACAGAAAGAGG ATCATCTAGCTGGCTCAAAACCTACACAAACAACACCGCCCAGCATCACCAATCTAAAACAGAGCCCCACgagtctccctcctcctcccccacctTTGCCTGCCGCCACCCCCAACCTCAAGAATTTGACAGGGCATCACAGGAAAGCTTCAGCAGCATGCTTGATCCCGTTGATCCCACCACCATCACAAAGACTTTTAAGGCTGGACGCAAGGCCTCTGCACAAGCCAACCTGGCCTCACGGACTAAGACGCCCAATTCTAAGAGTCGTCGTAGGAGGAGCAAAGGGCACAAGAACAGTGAAG GCCAGGAGAGTGACAGTGTCAGCAGCATTGCAGACTTTGTCCAGGAGAGGGCAGCCTTGTCTCATCAGAAGGATCAGAACAAAAGTCTGCTGGACAAGCTGACTCAAGAGAAACTCGACAGCAAAACTAAGCTCGGGAACAAACGAAACGACCTCTCCTCTG CCTATGCTTGGAGAACACCCTTCCTCTCTAACAGAATTGCATGCACAGAAGCACCAG ATGCAAGCAGTGACTTCTCACTGTTCGAGGCGCTGAGGGAGACAATCTACTCTGAAGTGGCTACTCTGATATCCCAGAATGAGTCCCGTCCTCACTTTCTCATCGAGCTCTTCCATGAGCTACAGCTGCTCAACACAGACTACTTACGGCAGAGGGCACTGTATTCCCTCCAG GATATAGTGACGAGACACCTGGCAGAGAAGAGTGCAGCTGAGGACCGTTTGCCCCCTCTTGGTCCTGTGACGTGGGCTGCAGGCTCTCAGTCTGAGCTCACACCCAGTGAGAGTCTGGCAACCAGTGACGCT gaggtggtggagaagAACTTGAGGCTCACACAGGACACGATGAAGAAGAGAGATGATGCAGAATCTGTGGACAATGAAAGCACCATGTCAACCTCCTCCAATCTGGAACCATTTGCAAACGATGACCTGG GAGCTGCAGCTGGTGATGCGCGCTGCCCTCAGATTGACACCCAGCAGTTGGATCGTCAGATTAAAGCCATCATGACAGAAGTCATTCCTTTCCTTAAG gAGAACATGGATGAGGTGTGCTCCCTCCAGCTGCTGACATCTGTGCGGCGCATGGTCCTCACTCTCACCCAACAGAATGATGAAAGCAAGGAGTTTGTCCGCTTTTTCCACAGACAGCTGGGAGGCATACTGCAG GACTCGCTTAGTAAATTTGTGGGCCGTACTCTAAAGGATTGCGGGGAGGACCTTCTGGTGGAGATCTCTGAGATCCTCTTCAACGAACTCGCCTTCTTTAGGCTCATGCAGGATTtggataacagcagcagcatcgcCTTGGCtgccaaacacaaacataagaAGAGAGCTGAACAACCCAGTAAAGTAAAGCACAGTCTTAAG GAAAATACTGCAGCCGGTGGTGATAAATCAGTATCTCCAGCCTACACAGATGAAGACAAG GACCAAGATGAGGCTGAGCAGGAAGGTGATTCTACCCTCCAGGAGCTTTACCTGCAGACAGAGATGAAGAACAGCCGCAGCAGTGAAGCTTCagaagtggaggaggaagatgaagatgaaggggATGGACAGGGAATCCCTCTGTCAATCA GTCTTTCCAAAGCAGAGACTCAGGCCCTGACAAACTACGGCAGTGGAGAGGATGAGAACGAGGAGGAGGAAATGGAGGAGTTTGAAGCTGGACCTGTCGATGTTCAGACATCATTGCAGGCTTCTGCTGATGGACAGGTGGAGCAGGACGTCACTGCGACA GGGCCGACACCAAGCGAAACCCAGGAGACCAAAGCTGAGCAGAGGAGTTTAGAGAATGAGGGTG AAATCAACAGGTCAGTGGGGACAGTGGATTCCACAGTTGAGGACCACGACATGGCGGAGTGCCAGAGTCCTGAGGAGGAGAGCAAAGCTggggctgctgctgcatcaGAAGGAAGCTCTCATGAAGTCTCCCATGATCAGGATGTCCCCAAGGAGTCGACCACCACTAGCAGCCCTGACACAGACTCACCCGTCATGATCAATGTAGAT GAGATGGGCTCAGGTAACACCAGTCAGAAATCTGACGAGGAAGACTTTGTGAAGGTGGATGATTTACCATTGCAGCTTACGGTCATGTGTGAG GAGGAGCTACAGAAGAGAATAGTGGAGGAACAGCAGAATAACAACTTGTCTGTGGAGATCCTCAATGGGAACACTGAATCGCTAACTGGGCTGGTGGGGAATGCACAGGCACTGAAGGAACCAG ACACTGTTGGTGCCCAGAGTGTGTAA